The proteins below come from a single Flavobacterium lindanitolerans genomic window:
- a CDS encoding peptide MFS transporter, whose protein sequence is MNTTTPTLEEIQNFKGKYPKQLWYLFLVEMWERFTFYGMRALLALYISHLVLSADYKPLAPAELEAKKTEFLEKNKEVLDKSHPRYYIETSQQKVKDDAESKSNKQYGLIQAFIYAMAFVGGLFADKIFGFRKSVFWGGILMAIGTFIMAVPGAFPFYLGISILIVGNGFFKPNISTMVGSLYRKDDSRRDAGFSLFYSGINIGALLSGLTIAYIGTSVSWSLGFALAGVCMICGLILFVFTQKSLGPIGLPPEPEKLQEKKFGISKNLLVYIGSLLFIPFFFVLVYFPFDVDLTFMLGEIVKADGTTAPNLVQFSDVFMITIAVLILLYLIKTLFDVTKEEFGKMAVAIILILFSVLFWSFFEQGGGSLNFFANGNVDNKGFNMTQVNNSVNALWVVLIAPIIGMFWIFLSKKKAEPNTVVKFGLGFVFLGLGFLVFFASKFFATPTGLTPLWMFVGAYLVITLGELCLSPIGLSMITKLTPGRLHGVMMGTWFLASAYGQYGAGLIGSALAKVDTSIENPTNVDKLVQYTNGYASIGYVAVGAGIVLLLISPLLKKLMADAKVA, encoded by the coding sequence ATGAATACAACAACCCCTACATTAGAAGAAATTCAAAATTTCAAAGGAAAATATCCAAAACAATTATGGTATCTGTTTTTAGTAGAAATGTGGGAGCGGTTTACGTTTTACGGAATGAGGGCGCTTTTGGCGTTGTATATTTCCCACTTGGTACTTTCTGCTGATTATAAGCCTCTCGCTCCTGCAGAATTAGAAGCGAAGAAAACCGAGTTTCTGGAAAAAAACAAAGAAGTCTTAGACAAAAGTCATCCCAGATACTACATAGAAACTTCCCAGCAAAAGGTTAAAGATGATGCGGAAAGCAAATCGAACAAGCAATACGGACTAATCCAGGCTTTTATCTATGCAATGGCATTTGTTGGAGGATTGTTTGCCGACAAAATTTTTGGATTTAGAAAATCAGTTTTCTGGGGTGGTATTTTGATGGCAATCGGAACTTTTATTATGGCTGTTCCGGGTGCATTTCCTTTTTATTTAGGAATTAGTATTCTGATTGTCGGGAATGGTTTCTTCAAACCCAACATATCCACAATGGTCGGTTCGCTATACAGGAAAGACGACTCCCGAAGAGATGCAGGATTTTCATTGTTCTATTCAGGAATCAATATTGGGGCATTATTAAGCGGTTTGACCATTGCTTACATAGGTACTTCTGTAAGCTGGTCTCTAGGTTTTGCATTGGCGGGAGTTTGTATGATTTGCGGACTGATTTTGTTTGTTTTCACGCAAAAATCATTAGGTCCAATCGGTTTACCGCCTGAACCGGAAAAATTGCAGGAAAAAAAGTTTGGTATCAGTAAAAATCTTTTGGTTTATATAGGTTCCCTGTTATTTATACCTTTCTTCTTTGTGCTGGTATATTTCCCTTTTGATGTGGATTTGACTTTTATGCTCGGAGAAATAGTAAAAGCAGACGGAACAACTGCTCCAAACTTAGTACAGTTCAGTGATGTGTTTATGATTACTATTGCCGTTTTGATTCTGCTCTATTTAATCAAGACTCTATTTGATGTAACCAAAGAAGAATTTGGAAAAATGGCTGTAGCCATCATTTTGATTTTATTCTCTGTTTTGTTCTGGTCGTTCTTTGAGCAGGGCGGTGGTTCATTAAATTTCTTCGCCAATGGAAATGTTGATAACAAAGGTTTCAACATGACACAGGTTAACAACTCGGTAAATGCGCTTTGGGTTGTTTTGATTGCACCAATTATAGGAATGTTCTGGATTTTCCTTAGCAAGAAAAAAGCGGAACCCAATACAGTTGTCAAATTCGGATTAGGATTTGTATTCTTAGGATTAGGATTTTTAGTGTTTTTTGCGAGCAAGTTTTTTGCTACCCCAACAGGACTAACTCCGCTTTGGATGTTTGTAGGAGCCTATCTTGTAATAACATTGGGAGAGCTTTGCCTTTCTCCAATTGGTTTGTCAATGATAACAAAATTAACTCCGGGCAGATTGCACGGTGTTATGATGGGAACATGGTTTTTGGCAAGTGCATACGGTCAATATGGTGCAGGATTAATCGGTTCGGCTTTGGCTAAAGTAGATACTTCAATAGAGAACCCAACCAATGTTGATAAATTGGTTCAATATACGAATGGTTATGCAAGTATCGGTTATGTGGCTGTAGGAGCTGGAATTGTCCTGCTATTGATATCCCCACTATTGAAAAAATTAATGGCAGACGCTAAAGTTGCTTAA
- the lptC gene encoding LPS export ABC transporter periplasmic protein LptC, translated as MISKSKIVFPAVFVLLAGFLFSCESNFKGVQKINVSAFTPVGEADTINLKYTDSGKVKAILVSPKMLDFSNASFPYTEFPKGVDVTLYDNNGKKSYVSSDYAITYKGTDIIDLQGNVKITSEDGKILETTQLYYDQKREWFFTEKKCKLTLGPGNEFYTKGFDASRDFKDINGQVFFGEGQADEF; from the coding sequence ATGATTTCCAAGAGCAAGATAGTATTCCCTGCTGTATTTGTACTACTGGCCGGTTTTTTGTTTTCTTGTGAAAGCAATTTCAAAGGTGTCCAGAAAATCAATGTTTCAGCTTTCACGCCTGTTGGTGAAGCAGATACCATCAATTTGAAATATACAGATTCCGGCAAAGTAAAGGCAATATTGGTCAGTCCGAAAATGCTGGATTTTTCAAATGCATCATTCCCTTATACTGAATTTCCTAAAGGAGTTGATGTGACGTTATATGACAATAACGGTAAAAAAAGCTATGTTTCTTCAGATTATGCCATAACCTACAAAGGAACCGATATTATCGACTTGCAGGGAAATGTAAAAATCACTTCCGAAGACGGTAAAATACTGGAAACTACCCAATTGTATTATGACCAGAAAAGGGAATGGTTCTTTACGGAAAAGAAATGCAAGCTTACTTTAGGACCTGGCAATGAATTCTATACGAAAGGATTTGATGCCAGCCGTGATTTTAAAGATATCAACGGTCAGGTGTTTTTTGGTGAAGGACAGGCAGACGAATTTTAA
- a CDS encoding hydroxymethylglutaryl-CoA reductase, degradative, with translation MNKTISGFSKLSKEEKISWIAENYFSNPEEATAIIKNYWNSDTRLQKLHDDFIENTITNFYLPLGIAPNFLINGKFYTVPMAIEESSVVAAAAKAAKFWSERGGFKATVINTEKIGQVHFLYKGDASKLEKFFTEIKNRFFEETESITKNMQKRGGGILDILLKDKTDLLPDYFQLHATFETKDSMGANFINSCLEQFAKTLKNEAQSSGIFSEEEKNIQIVMSILSNYVPNCIVRAEVSCKVEDLKEKNSNPGDFAEKFVRAVQIAEVEPYRAVTHNKGIMNGIDAVVLATGNDFRAIEAGVHAYASKSGRYQSLSHAKIENGIFHFWLEVPLALGTVGGLTSLHPLVKLALEMLEKPSAQELMQIVAVVGLAQNFAALRSLTTTGIQEGHMKMHLGNIINQLEATDEERIKIVKHFEHHPVSHVAVVEYVNDLRKVKS, from the coding sequence ATGAACAAAACCATTTCGGGATTTTCAAAACTATCCAAAGAGGAAAAAATAAGCTGGATTGCCGAAAACTATTTTTCAAATCCGGAAGAAGCTACAGCGATTATAAAAAATTACTGGAATTCTGACACCAGGCTTCAAAAACTGCATGATGATTTTATAGAAAATACGATTACCAACTTTTACCTGCCTTTGGGAATTGCTCCTAATTTTCTAATCAACGGAAAATTTTATACTGTTCCTATGGCAATTGAAGAAAGTTCTGTTGTGGCGGCAGCAGCCAAAGCAGCAAAATTCTGGTCGGAAAGAGGCGGATTTAAAGCTACTGTCATCAATACCGAAAAAATAGGCCAGGTTCATTTTCTTTACAAAGGTGATGCTTCAAAACTGGAAAAGTTTTTTACAGAAATCAAAAACCGTTTTTTCGAAGAAACAGAAAGCATTACCAAAAATATGCAGAAACGTGGTGGCGGTATCCTGGATATTTTGCTCAAAGATAAAACAGACCTGCTTCCTGATTATTTCCAACTCCACGCGACTTTTGAGACCAAAGACTCGATGGGAGCGAATTTTATAAATTCCTGCCTGGAACAATTTGCCAAGACTTTAAAAAATGAAGCCCAATCGTCAGGGATTTTTTCTGAAGAGGAAAAAAACATACAGATTGTCATGAGCATACTGTCGAACTACGTTCCAAACTGTATTGTTCGTGCCGAAGTATCCTGCAAGGTAGAAGACTTAAAAGAAAAGAATAGCAATCCGGGAGATTTTGCAGAAAAATTTGTTCGGGCCGTACAAATAGCAGAAGTCGAACCTTATCGTGCCGTTACCCACAACAAAGGAATCATGAACGGAATTGATGCCGTGGTATTGGCTACCGGAAACGATTTCCGTGCCATAGAAGCCGGAGTACATGCCTATGCTTCCAAATCAGGCCGCTATCAAAGTCTTTCGCATGCTAAAATTGAAAACGGCATTTTTCATTTCTGGCTGGAAGTGCCTCTTGCTTTAGGTACTGTGGGCGGATTGACCTCTTTGCATCCTCTGGTAAAACTGGCTTTGGAAATGCTTGAAAAACCTTCTGCGCAAGAACTGATGCAGATTGTAGCTGTTGTTGGACTGGCCCAAAATTTTGCCGCATTGCGTTCACTGACAACAACAGGAATTCAGGAAGGCCATATGAAAATGCACCTTGGCAACATCATCAATCAACTGGAAGCTACAGACGAAGAAAGAATTAAGATTGTGAAACATTTTGAGCACCATCCTGTTTCTCATGTGGCTGTTGTGGAATATGTAAATGATTTAAGAAAAGTTAAATCCTAA
- a CDS encoding GYDIA family GHMP kinase — protein MKKTFYSNGKLLITGEYVVLDGARALALPTKFGQNLTIKNGKNNQMDWKSFDKDGSIWFEDNITFESIIKKESFSSDKIKTTLIEILHEAYLLNPEFIEASEGYTITTELTFPKLWGLGTSSTLINNIAQWLDIDAFELLRKSFGGSGYDIACAQKDTPILYWLQDDRPRIEEIVFNPDFTRNMYFVYLNRKQSSKAAIASYYNKQNNIAEVSRKIDQITEALLKAEDLKTFAYLIEKHEMILSDVLEMQTIQETYFSDFKGVVKSLGAWGGDFVLALSKNDPTDYFKEKGFPTILTYDEMILK, from the coding sequence TTGAAAAAGACATTCTATAGCAACGGAAAACTTCTTATCACCGGAGAATATGTCGTATTGGACGGTGCAAGGGCTTTGGCCCTACCGACCAAATTTGGACAGAATCTGACCATTAAAAACGGCAAAAACAATCAAATGGATTGGAAAAGCTTCGATAAGGATGGAAGTATTTGGTTTGAAGACAACATTACTTTTGAAAGCATCATCAAAAAAGAATCTTTCAGTTCTGACAAAATCAAAACTACGCTGATTGAAATTTTGCACGAGGCTTATCTATTGAATCCAGAATTTATTGAAGCATCCGAAGGCTATACCATTACCACCGAACTTACTTTCCCGAAACTTTGGGGACTTGGGACTTCTTCTACCTTGATTAATAATATTGCCCAGTGGCTCGATATTGATGCTTTTGAACTGCTTCGCAAAAGTTTTGGAGGAAGCGGCTATGATATTGCGTGTGCCCAAAAAGACACTCCTATTCTGTATTGGCTGCAGGACGACAGACCCCGAATTGAAGAAATCGTTTTCAATCCGGATTTTACCCGCAACATGTATTTCGTTTACTTAAACCGAAAGCAAAGCAGCAAAGCAGCCATTGCTTCCTATTATAACAAGCAAAATAATATTGCTGAAGTATCCCGAAAAATAGACCAGATTACCGAAGCTCTTCTTAAAGCCGAAGACTTAAAGACATTTGCCTATCTGATTGAAAAGCATGAAATGATTCTAAGTGATGTTCTGGAAATGCAAACCATACAGGAAACCTATTTCAGTGATTTTAAAGGCGTAGTCAAAAGCCTTGGTGCCTGGGGAGGTGATTTTGTACTGGCGCTTTCTAAAAATGACCCTACCGATTATTTTAAAGAGAAAGGATTCCCTACTATTCTTACTTATGACGAAATGATTTTAAAATAA
- a CDS encoding YARHG domain-containing protein, whose protein sequence is MKNYLLYFLLISFTINAQNLKDCSECSSEIIRESSIQNLNVPALKLLKNEMYARKGYTFSNEEYSRHFKQFSWYKPSANNNTIVFSDIEQKNIAILAQKINEISQPDSKNEPNSKYKTLTQEKINEIFTHEKKKELGINFSIWKVYDYQDKTGKYYLVLTEDKMNTSKEGNFNNAVKAFNFKIENNVWTKTFETNDSKKDGEDSIWFWTKYIYVEDFDLDGIIEPILFYGTNGLNGYDDGRIKILTYYKGKKIGIRIQNGVLDDERNFSIDADFYNLPKSIQDTVVAQMNKMVENGHSILPYGWQKKMAKKMTFIKE, encoded by the coding sequence ATGAAAAATTATTTATTGTATTTTTTACTGATTTCCTTTACAATCAATGCACAAAACCTGAAGGATTGTTCAGAATGTTCGTCCGAAATAATCCGGGAAAGCAGTATACAAAATCTAAACGTACCTGCCTTGAAACTTTTGAAAAATGAAATGTACGCAAGAAAAGGTTATACTTTTTCCAATGAAGAATATTCCCGACATTTCAAACAATTTTCATGGTATAAACCTTCTGCCAATAATAACACTATAGTATTTTCTGACATTGAACAAAAAAACATCGCTATTCTAGCCCAAAAAATCAACGAGATTTCACAACCCGATTCCAAAAACGAACCGAATAGCAAATACAAAACACTGACCCAGGAGAAAATAAATGAAATCTTTACCCATGAAAAAAAGAAAGAATTAGGTATTAATTTTTCAATTTGGAAGGTTTACGATTATCAGGACAAAACCGGAAAATATTATTTGGTTCTGACCGAAGACAAAATGAATACATCGAAAGAAGGCAATTTTAATAATGCCGTTAAAGCGTTTAACTTTAAGATAGAAAATAATGTCTGGACCAAGACTTTTGAAACCAATGACTCCAAAAAAGACGGGGAAGACAGCATCTGGTTTTGGACAAAATATATTTATGTAGAAGATTTTGACCTGGACGGAATTATTGAACCTATACTTTTTTATGGAACAAATGGCCTCAATGGCTACGACGACGGAAGAATCAAAATACTGACCTATTATAAAGGTAAAAAAATCGGAATCCGTATACAGAACGGAGTATTGGATGACGAACGGAATTTTAGCATCGATGCTGATTTTTACAACCTGCCTAAAAGCATACAGGACACCGTTGTTGCCCAAATGAACAAAATGGTTGAAAACGGCCATTCTATACTGCCATACGGCTGGCAGAAAAAAATGGCAAAAAAGATGACCTTTATTAAGGAGTAA
- a CDS encoding peptidylprolyl isomerase, which produces MAVLSKIRQRSLLLIFVIGFCLLAFVVGDLINSGGFKQTSKYVGSINGEDISFEDFRSKVDAVEKGGQGISSSQAANQVWEQEVSLALLTEQFEKLGIRVGESQILDVLKQSQDIGQNPQFQNAAGQFDYQKYKEFFQSNPELTTQLRERETQAAINAKYQIYSTMLKAGLITTEAEGKLQYEMESDKVTFDYVAFPFSNIKDSEVPVSNDEIVAYMRKNEKKFKADETRELQFVVIDDKPSKEDEEEVKKNITALLSPRVVFNETTGKNDTIKGFKDITNNQEFVDANSDVKYDSTYVTKNNLPAQFADQLYNLPTGEVFGPYIYNGYYAISKSLGKKAGASAKASHILVSYAGSKIPNPAITRTKEEAKAKADDLFKQIQANPAILESLVATNSDDQGSLQTRGEYDNIVPGQMVKPFNDFVFNSPIGKVGLVETEFGFHIVKVIDKRDAVRLATIAQRIEPSEATSDDIFKKATKIEMEAKDKDFATVVKSLGLTVASANVKALDENFGSFTNQRQVVRWAYNKETSEGDVKRFNVPNGNLIVKLKKINEEGLMAISDAKPIVEPILKNQKKTEKIKQIMKGATLEEAAKAAKVSVANATDLTLQNPNLLGFGAEPKVVGTAFATAPNKVSDLIEGRAGVFKLQTKSVVKAPAIKNYDTYTARLKAMSGASLGRIIPALKDKAKIKDNRLDFGF; this is translated from the coding sequence ATGGCAGTTTTATCAAAAATTAGACAACGATCATTACTTCTTATATTTGTTATTGGTTTTTGCTTATTAGCATTTGTTGTTGGTGACCTTATCAACAGCGGTGGTTTCAAGCAGACTTCAAAATACGTTGGAAGTATCAACGGAGAAGATATTTCATTTGAAGATTTTAGAAGTAAAGTCGATGCAGTTGAAAAAGGCGGTCAGGGAATCTCATCGTCTCAAGCAGCAAATCAGGTATGGGAACAGGAAGTTTCTTTAGCTTTGCTGACAGAGCAGTTTGAGAAATTAGGAATCAGAGTAGGTGAAAGCCAAATCCTGGATGTCCTTAAACAAAGTCAGGATATAGGGCAAAACCCACAATTCCAAAACGCAGCAGGCCAGTTTGATTATCAAAAATACAAAGAGTTTTTCCAGTCTAATCCGGAATTGACAACTCAATTGAGAGAAAGAGAAACTCAGGCGGCTATTAATGCAAAATATCAAATCTACAGCACTATGCTAAAAGCAGGTTTGATAACTACAGAAGCTGAAGGAAAATTACAATATGAGATGGAGTCTGATAAAGTAACTTTTGATTATGTTGCTTTCCCATTCTCAAACATAAAAGACAGCGAAGTTCCGGTTTCTAATGACGAAATCGTTGCTTACATGAGAAAGAACGAGAAAAAGTTCAAAGCTGATGAAACACGCGAATTGCAATTTGTTGTAATTGATGACAAACCTTCTAAGGAAGACGAAGAAGAAGTGAAGAAAAACATTACTGCTTTGCTTTCTCCTAGAGTTGTTTTCAATGAAACTACAGGTAAGAATGATACCATCAAAGGTTTCAAAGACATTACAAACAACCAGGAATTTGTTGATGCAAATTCAGATGTGAAATACGATTCAACTTATGTAACTAAAAACAACCTGCCTGCACAATTCGCAGACCAGTTATACAACCTGCCAACAGGTGAAGTTTTTGGACCATACATCTATAACGGATACTATGCTATAAGCAAATCATTAGGCAAAAAAGCTGGAGCCAGCGCTAAAGCAAGCCATATTTTGGTGAGCTATGCAGGAAGCAAAATTCCTAATCCTGCGATAACAAGAACAAAAGAAGAAGCAAAAGCGAAAGCGGATGACCTATTCAAACAAATCCAGGCTAATCCGGCTATTTTGGAATCATTGGTTGCAACTAATTCTGATGACCAGGGTTCTCTTCAAACCAGAGGTGAATATGACAACATCGTTCCTGGGCAAATGGTTAAACCTTTCAACGATTTCGTATTCAACAGCCCAATCGGAAAAGTAGGTCTTGTTGAAACAGAATTTGGTTTCCACATTGTTAAAGTAATTGATAAGCGTGATGCTGTTCGTTTGGCAACAATTGCACAAAGAATCGAGCCATCTGAAGCAACCAGCGATGATATCTTCAAAAAAGCAACCAAAATTGAAATGGAAGCTAAAGACAAAGATTTTGCTACAGTAGTTAAATCTCTTGGATTGACAGTAGCTTCGGCTAATGTAAAAGCACTTGATGAAAACTTTGGAAGCTTTACAAACCAAAGACAGGTAGTAAGATGGGCCTACAATAAGGAAACTTCTGAAGGTGATGTAAAACGTTTCAACGTTCCAAACGGAAACCTAATCGTGAAACTAAAAAAGATTAACGAAGAAGGATTGATGGCTATCTCTGATGCAAAACCAATCGTTGAGCCAATCCTGAAGAATCAGAAGAAGACAGAAAAGATAAAGCAAATCATGAAAGGTGCTACTTTGGAAGAAGCAGCAAAAGCGGCAAAAGTTTCTGTTGCAAATGCTACAGACCTTACATTGCAAAATCCAAACCTTTTAGGATTCGGAGCGGAACCAAAAGTTGTAGGTACTGCTTTTGCAACTGCACCAAACAAAGTTTCTGACCTGATTGAAGGTAGAGCAGGAGTTTTCAAATTGCAAACAAAGAGTGTAGTGAAAGCACCTGCAATTAAAAACTACGATACTTACACAGCCAGACTTAAAGCTATGAGCGGAGCTTCACTTGGAAGAATTATCCCGGCTTTAAAAGATAAGGCTAAAATCAAAGATAACCGATTAGATTTCGGATTCTAA
- a CDS encoding S9 family peptidase, whose translation MNSRKIAALLFFIGMSVFGQQKITLEEIWGGAFRAEGMDELQSLKNTNQYTVLNFDRPSRSMQIDLYDYATLKKVATLIDTKNHKDLPMIDSYIFNSSENKMLIACKSEQIFRHSFVADYYLYDIQTKQLTKLFDFKIQEPTFSPDGNQIAYAKDNNLYVYNLQSKTTKQITTDGRKNAIINGITDWVYEEEFSFVRAYDWNAASDKIAFIRFDETEVPEFSMDLYSSGLYPTQQVFKYPKAGEKNALASLHVYDLKANASKQINLGNYNDFYIPRIKWTNEANVLSAQVINRHQNNLDLLFVDGTTGATKVVLNEKDKAYVDITDNLTFLKDNSFIWTSEKDGYNHIYHYDKSGKLKNQITKGAWEVTAYYGLDEKTGTVFYQSVENGSINRDIYSIKLNGKDKKRLSSATGTNSATFSPNFQFYINTFSNVSTPAQYSLNDAKTGKEVQSIKKNEKLLSKLQGYNLPSKEFFELTTEKGHKLNAWMIKPKDFDASKKYPVLMFQYSGPGSQEVKNSWLNTNDFWYMMLTQQGYIVACVDGRGTGYKGADFKKVTYKELGKFEVEDQIDAAKVIGKYNYVDSSRIGIWGWSYGGFMSSNCILKGNDVFKAAIAVAPVTNWRFYDSVYTERYMQTPQENASGYDENSPINHVGKLKGKYLLVHGTADDNVHVQNTMLMIEALVQANKQFDWAIYPDKNHGIYGGKTRLQLYTKMTNFIKDNL comes from the coding sequence ATGAATTCACGAAAGATTGCCGCATTGCTTTTTTTTATCGGCATGTCGGTTTTTGGCCAGCAAAAAATCACTCTCGAAGAAATATGGGGAGGTGCTTTTAGGGCTGAAGGAATGGACGAATTACAATCCTTAAAAAATACCAACCAATATACTGTATTAAATTTTGACAGGCCGTCAAGGAGCATGCAGATTGATTTGTACGATTATGCAACGCTGAAAAAGGTTGCTACGCTCATTGATACTAAAAATCACAAAGACCTGCCGATGATTGACAGCTATATTTTCAATTCCAGTGAAAATAAAATGTTGATTGCCTGCAAATCGGAGCAGATTTTCCGCCACTCTTTTGTAGCAGACTATTATTTATATGATATCCAGACAAAACAATTGACGAAATTGTTTGACTTTAAAATACAGGAACCTACCTTTTCTCCTGATGGAAATCAGATTGCCTATGCCAAAGACAATAATTTATATGTTTACAACCTGCAATCAAAAACGACCAAACAAATTACAACCGACGGAAGGAAAAATGCCATCATCAATGGTATAACCGACTGGGTTTATGAAGAAGAATTTTCTTTTGTAAGGGCCTATGACTGGAATGCGGCAAGCGATAAGATTGCTTTTATCCGTTTTGATGAGACCGAAGTGCCTGAATTTTCGATGGATTTATACAGCAGCGGACTTTATCCAACACAACAGGTTTTTAAATATCCAAAAGCCGGAGAAAAAAATGCTTTAGCTTCTCTGCATGTATATGACCTGAAAGCCAATGCTTCCAAACAGATTAACTTAGGTAATTATAACGATTTTTATATTCCGAGAATTAAATGGACAAACGAAGCGAATGTCCTTAGCGCCCAGGTTATCAACAGACACCAGAACAATCTCGATTTGCTTTTTGTTGACGGAACTACCGGTGCAACAAAAGTGGTTCTAAATGAAAAAGATAAAGCCTATGTGGATATTACAGACAACCTGACTTTCCTAAAAGATAACAGCTTTATATGGACCAGTGAAAAAGACGGCTACAATCACATCTATCATTATGACAAGTCAGGAAAGCTGAAAAACCAAATCACCAAAGGTGCCTGGGAAGTTACGGCCTACTATGGTCTTGACGAAAAAACAGGAACTGTTTTTTACCAGTCTGTAGAAAACGGTTCCATTAACAGGGATATCTATTCTATCAAACTTAACGGAAAAGACAAGAAAAGACTTTCTTCTGCAACCGGAACCAATTCGGCTACTTTCAGCCCGAACTTCCAGTTTTATATCAACACTTTTTCAAACGTATCGACTCCGGCACAATATTCGTTAAATGATGCCAAAACCGGTAAAGAAGTACAATCAATCAAAAAGAATGAAAAGCTGCTTTCGAAATTGCAGGGGTATAATCTGCCGTCAAAAGAATTTTTTGAGCTGACTACAGAAAAAGGGCATAAGCTAAATGCCTGGATGATTAAACCAAAAGATTTTGATGCTTCTAAAAAATATCCGGTTTTAATGTTTCAATATTCCGGCCCGGGTTCACAGGAAGTTAAGAACAGCTGGCTCAACACAAATGATTTTTGGTATATGATGCTTACGCAGCAAGGCTATATCGTGGCTTGTGTTGACGGAAGAGGAACCGGTTACAAAGGAGCCGATTTCAAAAAAGTAACCTATAAAGAATTGGGGAAATTTGAAGTAGAAGACCAGATTGATGCGGCAAAAGTGATTGGAAAATACAATTATGTTGACAGCAGCAGAATAGGAATCTGGGGTTGGAGCTATGGAGGTTTTATGTCGTCCAACTGCATATTGAAAGGAAATGATGTTTTCAAAGCGGCAATAGCTGTTGCTCCGGTAACCAACTGGCGTTTCTATGATTCAGTCTATACGGAACGATACATGCAGACTCCACAGGAAAATGCTTCCGGATATGACGAAAACTCTCCAATCAATCATGTTGGCAAATTAAAAGGAAAATACCTATTAGTACACGGAACGGCAGATGACAATGTTCACGTACAAAATACGATGCTGATGATTGAAGCCTTGGTTCAGGCCAACAAACAATTTGATTGGGCAATTTACCCGGATAAAAACCATGGAATTTATGGTGGAAAAACCAGATTGCAACTCTATACAAAAATGACAAACTTTATTAAAGATAACTTATAG